In the genome of Hydractinia symbiolongicarpus strain clone_291-10 chromosome 5, HSymV2.1, whole genome shotgun sequence, one region contains:
- the LOC130644388 gene encoding uncharacterized protein LOC130644388 translates to MSFLPRRSSRSRPNSRSTTPNLEIASPVRKRKVKNLKTLYGKMSGKTIEALSKMTESANKKATDKSSSKQFGGIKNMKLSDFSLNEDEINVTKSPGTSKSIYTGAGIKLDAFDCFHRVLNECVYDYTFSIADAALILKQLTPDIIKKIVPLMSQQQSPRKIPPKQEDKTEYYEGAIDLEVSEINTENKEQLHSSTKYSMKRPDASRPTRMLSPGSNSCSPVSAAVQALISISAPVMEDTVTQTDVQCKLDSGVASTSQTALKTINTEMTENASKFVPLSKPSSTSNEYSDPVFAPIPKPAVVCSTYAKEATSNTSASSEIAEVLIVSKMNTTQCETSTVVTTHQQILPEIQSDLSNGNFLDTTSTVSASVTSMHHLNNLTSHTQKVFDISNNLISKSLTQDDPLPHFNLLLGTSGLPVELTCGLPSPYTNQLTASPMATVYGSQQDNSSQSTAQQDVVTTGALTNTNILNVASISHTMSYPEQISSEEQVSLANNLRFPNQLRPILPKPYMENSAANLTVVSVIPSSGVVSANTVSQFSPLVKYDERKAMQYSVPPSQIFTKLNQAGNTNQISPLQFAAMSPQHRAFLNPACILPGQNLDALFYTQHKDFKSFSNSITLPVQSENHLKTKVAINPGLFLPSQEKRRMSNPAKKTENNGRGHLEVASALLSMGTESGQTNDNSKSNDETQSMEEIIHDSLKNEFCPVTVQYTEQGTVKIDDVDIDPKKHVITKDNFSCGKCNRVFTSVLYLARHIKRVCPDMSQRKWKCDRCSKAFRHPFGLQQHIYTHTGERPHKCVQCAKAFYSANDLRRHERTHSGERPYQCSHCDKRFSTTISLRTHTYIHTGERPHKCPHCTKTFATSSKLSRHIVTHSDKRPFSCDQCVKTFNRSGDLRRHYIQQHGKAHELLDCDQCNKVFATQKCLQHHKTTHNRDHAPVVANQLVNTDQETYNSPSQF, encoded by the exons atgtCCTTTTTGCCAAGGCGATCATCTCGTTCCCGACCCAATTCCAGAAGCACAACACCAAATCTTGAAATTGCTTCTCCtgttagaaaaagaaaagtgaaaaacCTGAAGACTTTATATGGGAAAATGAGTGGCAAAACCATTGAAGCCCTGTCTAAAATGACAGAAAGTgcaaacaaaaaagcaacagACAAGTCAAGCAGTAAACAGTTTGGTggtataaaaaatatgaaattatctGACTTTTCCTTAAATGAAGATGAAATAAACGTAACAAAATCGCCTGGGACTTCAAAGTCAATATATACAGGAGCTGGTATCAAATTAGATGCATTTGACTGCTTTCATCGAGTATTAAATGAATGCGTTTATGATTACACGTTCAGCATTGCAGATGCAGCGCTCATATTAAAACAGCTTACGCCtgacattattaaaaaaatagtacCGTTAATGTCTCAACAACAGTCACCAAGGAAAATTCCCCCAAAGCAAGAAGATAAAACTGAATATTATGAAGGCGCTATTGATTTAGAAGTAAGTGAAATAAACActgaaaataaagaacaatTGCATAGCAGTACAAAGTATTCTATGAAGCGACCAGATGCATCTAGACCTACTAGAATGTTGTCACCAGGCAGCAACTCTTGCAGTCCAGTGTCAGCAGCGGTTCAAGCATTAATTAGCATTAGTGCACCTGTTATGGAGGATACTGTCACCCAAACAGACGTTCAATGTAAATTGGACAGTGGAGTTGCTTCCACGTCACAAACTGCGTTAAAAACTATTAATACTGAGATGACAGAGAATGCTAGCAAATTTGTTCCCTTATCGAAACCTTCATCAACATCGAATGAATATTCAGATCCAGTTTTTGCACCTATTCCAAAACCTGCAGTTGTATGCAGCACATATGCGAAGGAAGCAACTTCAAACACGAGTGCATCAAGCGAAATAGCTGAAGTTTTAATTGTGTCTAAAATGAACACAACTCAGTGCGAAACGAGCACTGTTGTCACGACTCATCAGCAAATTCTTCCTGAAATCCAGTCTGACCTGTCAAACGGCAACTTTCTTGACACAACATCAACTGTAAGTGCTTCAGTGACTTCGATGCACCATCTCAATAACCTGACAAGTCATACGCAGAAGGTCTTTGACATTAGTAATAATTTAATATCAAAAAGTTTAACACAAGACGACCCCTTGCCTCATTTTAACTTATTACTTGGCACGTCTGGTTTGCCCGTGGAATTAACCTGCGGTTTACCATCACCATACACCAATCAGTTGACAGCCTCACCAATGGCTACAGTATATGGCAGCCAACAGGATAACAGCAGTCAATCTACCGCTCAGCAAGATGTTGTTACAACTGGAGCTCTAACAAACACAAATATTCTCAACGTTGCATCAATCTCCCACACAATGTCGTATCCCGAGCAGATATCTTCCGAAGAGCAGGTGTCGCTGGCTAACAACCTTCGTTTTCCAAACCAGTTACGTCCGATTTTGCCAAAACCGTACATGGAAAACTCTGCAGCAAATTTAACTGTTGTCTCAGTTATCCCTTCGTCTGGTGTTGTGTCAGCCAACACTGTTTCCCAGTTTTCTCCTTTGGTTAAATACGATGAAAGAAAAGCCATGCAATATAGTGTACCGCCAAgtcaaatatttacaaaattaaaccAAGCTGGCAACACAAATCAAATATCACCTTTGCAATTTGCTGCTATGTCACCACAGCACAGAGCATTTCTCAATCCAGCTTGTATTTTACCTGGTCAGAATTTAGATGCATTATTTTACACGCAACACAAAGATTTCAAATCGTTCAGTAATAGTATTACTTTACCCGTACAAAgcgaaaatcatttaaaaacaaaagttgcTATAAATCCAGGATTGTTTTTACCGTCGCAAGAAAAAAGAAGGATGTCCAATCCTGCTAAAAAAACTGAGAATAATGGAAGAGGTCATCTAGAAGTCGCGTCTGCTTTATTAAGCATGGGTACTGAGAGTGGACAAACAAATGACAACTCAAAAAGCAATGATGAAACTCAAAGTATGGAAGAAATAATTCACGACAGCCTAAAGAACGAATTCTGTCCTGTTACAGTGCAGTATACCGAGCAAGGTACCGTCAAAATTGATGATGTCGATATAGATCCAAAAAAGCACGTGATCACAAAAG ATAACTTTTCTTGTGGTAAGTGTAACCGCGTATTCACGTCTGTGCTTTACCTTGCTCGTCACATCAAACGAGTGTGTCCAGACATGAGCCAACGGAAGTGGAAATGCGACCGATGCTCCAAAGCGTTTCGTCACCCATTCGGCTTGCAACAACATATTTACACACATACTGGTGAAAGACCTCATAAATGTGTGCAGTGTGCGAAGGCTTTTTATAGTGCAAACGATCTCCGCAGACATGAAAGGACACACTCAg GTGAACGTCCCTATCAGTGCAGCCATTGCGACAAGAGATTTTCAACTACGATCTCCTTGAGAACTCACACCTATATACACACTGGTGAGAGGCCACACAAGTGCCCACATTGCACGAAAACATTCGCAACATCATCCAAGTTAAGTCGACATATTGTAACTCATTCTGATAAGAGACCTTTTTCCTGCGACCAATGTGTAAAGACATTTAATCGATCAG GCGATCTCCGTCGTCATTATATTCAGCAGCATGGTAAAGCCCACGAACTTCTTGATTGCGACCAGTGCAATAAAGTATTTGCCACGCAGAAATGTCTACAGCATCACAAGACCACTCACAACAGAGATCATGCTCCTGTAGTCGCAAATCAACTAGTCAACACTGACCAAGAAACTTATAATTCACCTTCACAGTTTTAA